Proteins encoded within one genomic window of Bacteroides sedimenti:
- a CDS encoding RNA polymerase sigma-70 factor, which yields MNEEHYLLFELKQGNKEAFTLLFQKYYKDLVLFGGNFLYDKVRCEDIVQTIFLKLWSDREVLVVNTSLKSYLLRAVQNSCLDEIRHNQVKYEHESYTAAFGLDDNVDTENYILYSDLQNHLDEALSKLPEACRLAFEMNRFEGLRYKEIASRLDVSERTIEVRIGKAIGLLRVYLKEFFLLVSMLLFKEL from the coding sequence ATGAATGAGGAACATTATTTATTATTTGAACTTAAACAAGGAAACAAAGAGGCTTTTACCTTGCTTTTCCAAAAATATTATAAGGATTTAGTCTTGTTTGGAGGGAATTTCTTGTATGATAAGGTGCGATGTGAGGACATAGTTCAGACGATTTTTTTAAAATTATGGTCAGACAGAGAGGTGCTTGTGGTAAATACTTCATTAAAATCATATTTATTGAGAGCTGTCCAAAATAGTTGCCTAGATGAAATAAGGCATAATCAGGTGAAATATGAACATGAATCATATACCGCAGCATTTGGGCTGGATGATAATGTCGATACTGAGAACTACATTCTTTATTCAGATTTACAAAATCATTTAGATGAAGCATTAAGTAAATTGCCAGAGGCATGTCGGCTTGCCTTTGAAATGAATCGCTTTGAAGGATTGAGATACAAAGAGATTGCTAGCCGTCTTGATGTTTCTGAACGGACTATAGAAGTACGTATAGGGAAAGCTATTGGGTTGTTACGAGTGTATTTAAAAGAGTTTTTTCTACTTGTATCAATGCTACTTTTTAAAGAACTATAA